A window from Gorilla gorilla gorilla isolate KB3781 chromosome 21, NHGRI_mGorGor1-v2.1_pri, whole genome shotgun sequence encodes these proteins:
- the SLC35C2 gene encoding solute carrier family 35 member C2 isoform X1: MGRWALDVAFLWKAVLTLGLVLLYYCFSIGITFYNKWLTKSFHFPLFMTMLHLAVIFLFSALSRALVQCSSHRARVVLSWADYLRRVAPTALATALDVGLSNWSFLYVTVSLYTMTKSSAVLFILIFSLIFKLEELRAALVLVVLLIAGGLFMFTYKSTQFNMEGFALVLGASFIGGIRWTLTQMLLQKAELGLQNPIDTMFHLQPLMFLGLFPLFAVFEGLHLSTSEKIFRFQDTGLLLRVLGSLFLGGILAFGLGFSEFLLVSRTSSLTLSIAGIFKEVCTLLLAAHLLGDQISLLNWLGFALCVSGISLHVALKALHSRGDGGPKALKGLGSSPDLELLLRSSQREEGDNEEEEYFVAQGQQ; encoded by the exons ATGGGGAGGTGGGCCCTCGATGTGGCCTTTTTGTGGAAGGCGGTGTTGACCCTGGGGCTGGTGCTTCTCTACTACTGCTTCTCCATCGGCATCACCTTCTACAACAAATGGCTGACAAAG AGCTTCCATTTCCCCCTCTTCATGACGATGCTGCACCTGGCCGTGATCTTCCTCTTCTCCGCCCTGTCCAGGGCACTGGTTCAGTGCTCCAGCCACAGGGCCCGTGTGGTGCTGAGCTGGGCTGACTACCTCAGAAGAGTGGCTCCCACAG CTCTGGCGACGGCGCTTGACGTGGGCCTGTCCAACTGGAGCTTCCTCTATGTCACCGTCTCGCT GTACACAATGACCAAATCCTCAGCTGTCCTCTTCATCTTGATCTTCTCTCTGATCTTCAAGCTGGAGGAGCTG CGCGCGGCACTGGTCCTGGTGGTCCTCCTCATCGCCGGGGGTCTCTTCATGTTCACCTACAAGTCCACACAGTTCAACATGGAGGGCTTCGCCTTGGTGCTGGGGGCCTCGTTCATCGGTGGCATTCGCTGGACCCTCACCCAGATGCTCCTGCAGAAGGCTGAACTCG GCCTCCAGAATCCCATCGACACCATGTTCCACCTGCAGCCACTCATGTTCCTGGGGCTCTTCCCTCTCTTTGCTGTATTTGAAG GTCTCCATTTGTCCACATCTGAGAAAATCTTCCGTTTCCAGGACACAGGGCTGCTCCTGCGGGTACTTGGGAGCCTCTTCCTTGGCGGGATTCTCGCCTTTGGTTTGGGCTTCTCTGAGTTCCTCCTGGTCTCCAGAACCTCCAGCCTCACTCTCTCCATTGCTGGCATTTTTAAG GAAGTCTGCACTTTGCTGTTGGCAGCTCATCTGCTGGGCGATCAGATCAGCCTCCTGAACTGGCTGGGCTTCGCCCTCTGCGTCTCGGGAATATCCCTCCATGTTGCCCTCAAAGCCCTGCATTCCAGAG GTGATGGTGGCCCCAAGGCCTTGAAGGGGCTGGGCTCCAGCCCCGACCTGGAGCTGCTGCTCCGGAGCAGCCAGCGGGAGGAAGGTGACAATGAGGAGGAGGAGTACTTTGTGGCCCAGGGGCAGCAGTGA
- the SLC35C2 gene encoding solute carrier family 35 member C2 isoform X2: MGRWALDVAFLWKAVLTLGLVLLYYCFSIGITFYNKWLTKSFHFPLFMTMLHLAVIFLFSALSRALVQCSSHRARVVLSWADYLRRVAPTALATALDVGLSNWSFLYVTVSLYTMTKSSAVLFILIFSLIFKLEELSTQFNMEGFALVLGASFIGGIRWTLTQMLLQKAELGLQNPIDTMFHLQPLMFLGLFPLFAVFEGLHLSTSEKIFRFQDTGLLLRVLGSLFLGGILAFGLGFSEFLLVSRTSSLTLSIAGIFKEVCTLLLAAHLLGDQISLLNWLGFALCVSGISLHVALKALHSRGDGGPKALKGLGSSPDLELLLRSSQREEGDNEEEEYFVAQGQQ, translated from the exons ATGGGGAGGTGGGCCCTCGATGTGGCCTTTTTGTGGAAGGCGGTGTTGACCCTGGGGCTGGTGCTTCTCTACTACTGCTTCTCCATCGGCATCACCTTCTACAACAAATGGCTGACAAAG AGCTTCCATTTCCCCCTCTTCATGACGATGCTGCACCTGGCCGTGATCTTCCTCTTCTCCGCCCTGTCCAGGGCACTGGTTCAGTGCTCCAGCCACAGGGCCCGTGTGGTGCTGAGCTGGGCTGACTACCTCAGAAGAGTGGCTCCCACAG CTCTGGCGACGGCGCTTGACGTGGGCCTGTCCAACTGGAGCTTCCTCTATGTCACCGTCTCGCT GTACACAATGACCAAATCCTCAGCTGTCCTCTTCATCTTGATCTTCTCTCTGATCTTCAAGCTGGAGGAGCTG TCCACACAGTTCAACATGGAGGGCTTCGCCTTGGTGCTGGGGGCCTCGTTCATCGGTGGCATTCGCTGGACCCTCACCCAGATGCTCCTGCAGAAGGCTGAACTCG GCCTCCAGAATCCCATCGACACCATGTTCCACCTGCAGCCACTCATGTTCCTGGGGCTCTTCCCTCTCTTTGCTGTATTTGAAG GTCTCCATTTGTCCACATCTGAGAAAATCTTCCGTTTCCAGGACACAGGGCTGCTCCTGCGGGTACTTGGGAGCCTCTTCCTTGGCGGGATTCTCGCCTTTGGTTTGGGCTTCTCTGAGTTCCTCCTGGTCTCCAGAACCTCCAGCCTCACTCTCTCCATTGCTGGCATTTTTAAG GAAGTCTGCACTTTGCTGTTGGCAGCTCATCTGCTGGGCGATCAGATCAGCCTCCTGAACTGGCTGGGCTTCGCCCTCTGCGTCTCGGGAATATCCCTCCATGTTGCCCTCAAAGCCCTGCATTCCAGAG GTGATGGTGGCCCCAAGGCCTTGAAGGGGCTGGGCTCCAGCCCCGACCTGGAGCTGCTGCTCCGGAGCAGCCAGCGGGAGGAAGGTGACAATGAGGAGGAGGAGTACTTTGTGGCCCAGGGGCAGCAGTGA
- the SLC35C2 gene encoding solute carrier family 35 member C2 isoform X3, whose amino-acid sequence MTKSSAVLFILIFSLIFKLEELRAALVLVVLLIAGGLFMFTYKSTQFNMEGFALVLGASFIGGIRWTLTQMLLQKAELGLQNPIDTMFHLQPLMFLGLFPLFAVFEGLHLSTSEKIFRFQDTGLLLRVLGSLFLGGILAFGLGFSEFLLVSRTSSLTLSIAGIFKEVCTLLLAAHLLGDQISLLNWLGFALCVSGISLHVALKALHSRGDGGPKALKGLGSSPDLELLLRSSQREEGDNEEEEYFVAQGQQ is encoded by the exons ATGACCAAATCCTCAGCTGTCCTCTTCATCTTGATCTTCTCTCTGATCTTCAAGCTGGAGGAGCTG CGCGCGGCACTGGTCCTGGTGGTCCTCCTCATCGCCGGGGGTCTCTTCATGTTCACCTACAAGTCCACACAGTTCAACATGGAGGGCTTCGCCTTGGTGCTGGGGGCCTCGTTCATCGGTGGCATTCGCTGGACCCTCACCCAGATGCTCCTGCAGAAGGCTGAACTCG GCCTCCAGAATCCCATCGACACCATGTTCCACCTGCAGCCACTCATGTTCCTGGGGCTCTTCCCTCTCTTTGCTGTATTTGAAG GTCTCCATTTGTCCACATCTGAGAAAATCTTCCGTTTCCAGGACACAGGGCTGCTCCTGCGGGTACTTGGGAGCCTCTTCCTTGGCGGGATTCTCGCCTTTGGTTTGGGCTTCTCTGAGTTCCTCCTGGTCTCCAGAACCTCCAGCCTCACTCTCTCCATTGCTGGCATTTTTAAG GAAGTCTGCACTTTGCTGTTGGCAGCTCATCTGCTGGGCGATCAGATCAGCCTCCTGAACTGGCTGGGCTTCGCCCTCTGCGTCTCGGGAATATCCCTCCATGTTGCCCTCAAAGCCCTGCATTCCAGAG GTGATGGTGGCCCCAAGGCCTTGAAGGGGCTGGGCTCCAGCCCCGACCTGGAGCTGCTGCTCCGGAGCAGCCAGCGGGAGGAAGGTGACAATGAGGAGGAGGAGTACTTTGTGGCCCAGGGGCAGCAGTGA